The proteins below are encoded in one region of Pseudonocardia sp. DSM 110487:
- a CDS encoding NADPH-dependent F420 reductase: MSSITLIGTGNMARAIGTLAVAGGNTVEVMGRDQSKVDDLAKALGGSATTGKWGAVPAGDIVITALLYAGVVPVVAEYGDALAGKVIVDISNPFNATFDGLAHSEETSIAQEVAKVAPAGASVVKAFNTIFRSVLEKGRPDVFIAGDDARAKAGVAAFIESLGLRPLDVGGLKMAHWLEGMGVVTVGLAGNGVGHWDFALGVNEFTG, from the coding sequence ATGAGCAGCATCACCCTCATCGGTACGGGGAACATGGCCCGTGCCATTGGCACGCTCGCGGTGGCCGGCGGCAACACCGTCGAGGTCATGGGACGCGATCAGTCCAAGGTCGATGACCTGGCCAAGGCTCTGGGCGGCAGCGCGACGACGGGCAAGTGGGGCGCCGTCCCGGCCGGGGACATCGTCATCACGGCCCTGCTGTACGCCGGTGTCGTTCCGGTCGTCGCCGAGTACGGAGACGCCCTCGCGGGCAAGGTCATCGTCGACATCAGCAACCCCTTCAACGCCACGTTCGACGGACTGGCCCACAGCGAGGAGACGTCGATCGCGCAGGAAGTCGCCAAGGTGGCCCCGGCCGGCGCGAGCGTGGTGAAGGCGTTCAACACCATCTTCCGTAGTGTCCTGGAGAAGGGCCGGCCCGACGTCTTCATCGCTGGCGACGATGCGCGGGCCAAGGCGGGCGTGGCGGCATTCATCGAGAGCCTCGGGCTGCGTCCGCTGGATGTCGGCGGCCTGAAAATGGCGCACTGGCTGGAAGGAATGGGCGTGGTCACGGTGGGCCTCGCCGGCAACGGGGTTGGCCACTGGGACTTCGCACTCGGCGTCAACGAATTTACCGGCTGA